The following proteins are co-located in the Acidobacteriota bacterium genome:
- a CDS encoding RNA polymerase sigma factor: MTDGARSASTEAALVMLAREGDDRAFGELVRRRQAQVRMLLRRLCGEPALGDDLAQDAFVRAWQSLRQLREAAAFGPWLRRIAVSVWLQHARRKQVAIEALDDHDLPADSSAPPIGQHLEVHEALARLRPAERLCLVLAYSEGLSQTEIAEATGLPLGTVKSHMTRGMGRLRQLFASPILKGAES, from the coding sequence GTGACCGATGGAGCACGTTCGGCGAGCACGGAGGCGGCGCTCGTGATGCTCGCTCGTGAGGGCGACGATCGCGCCTTCGGCGAGCTGGTGCGGCGGCGGCAGGCGCAGGTCCGGATGCTGCTCCGGCGGCTCTGCGGCGAGCCGGCGCTCGGCGACGATCTCGCGCAGGATGCGTTCGTGCGAGCCTGGCAGTCGTTGCGCCAGTTGCGGGAAGCCGCGGCCTTCGGCCCGTGGTTGCGCCGGATCGCGGTGTCGGTCTGGTTGCAGCACGCCCGCCGCAAACAGGTGGCGATCGAAGCCCTCGACGACCACGACCTACCGGCCGACAGCTCCGCGCCGCCGATCGGCCAGCACCTCGAAGTTCACGAGGCCCTCGCCCGCCTTCGGCCTGCCGAACGGCTCTGCCTCGTGCTGGCTTACAGTGAAGGCTTGAGCCAGACTGAAATCGCGGAAGCCACTGGCCTGCCGCTCGGCACGGTGAAGTCGCACATGACGCGCGGGATGGGCCGGCTGCGACAGCTCTTCGCCTCACCGATCCTGAAAGGAGCGGAGTCGTGA
- a CDS encoding FAD-dependent oxidoreductase, translated as MTTPRADPGRVLIVGAGPTGLGAAHRLVELGHDDFVVLDRAAGPGGLAASVVDPQGFTWDIGGHVQFSHYAYYDEAVDRAVGGQWLTHERESWVWIRGRFVPYPFQNNLHRLDAADRDRALAGLEQAHARTQTSKAANFGEWIDRTFGPGLADLFMRPYNFKVWGYPLEEMDTGWMGERVAVPDLTRIREQVAAGKDDVSWGPNRTFRFPRFGGTGAMWTGMARLLPRERLRYGADVAAIDTHARTVKLHGGDTLRYDTIVTTMPLDRCCAIATPIDADVRRAAAQLRHSAVHVIGIGLRGPRPETLARKCWMYFPEPNSPYYRVTVFSNYSPNHVPDGPDYWSLMAEVCESPARPVALASLVDDTVAAMRHDRLIPEGAQVVSRWHRREEHGYPTPFLGRDDVLRAIGPALEAQRVFSRGRFGAWKYEVANQDHSFMQGVELVDRLVFGEPETTLESPGLANSGAFLTANPWVSRRG; from the coding sequence ATGACGACGCCGCGCGCCGACCCCGGCCGCGTGCTCATCGTCGGCGCCGGCCCCACCGGGCTGGGCGCGGCGCATCGGCTCGTCGAGCTCGGGCACGACGACTTCGTCGTGCTCGACCGCGCCGCCGGCCCCGGCGGGCTCGCGGCGAGCGTCGTCGATCCGCAGGGCTTCACGTGGGACATCGGCGGCCACGTACAGTTCAGCCACTACGCGTACTACGACGAGGCGGTGGACCGCGCCGTCGGCGGTCAGTGGCTGACGCACGAACGCGAGTCATGGGTGTGGATTCGCGGCCGGTTCGTCCCGTACCCGTTTCAGAACAACCTGCACCGGCTCGACGCGGCCGACCGCGATCGCGCGCTCGCCGGGCTGGAGCAGGCCCACGCGAGGACACAGACTTCGAAAGCGGCCAACTTCGGCGAGTGGATCGATCGCACGTTCGGCCCGGGACTGGCGGATCTCTTCATGCGCCCCTACAACTTCAAGGTGTGGGGCTATCCGCTCGAGGAAATGGACACCGGCTGGATGGGCGAGCGCGTCGCGGTTCCCGATCTCACGCGCATCAGGGAGCAGGTCGCCGCCGGCAAAGACGACGTGTCTTGGGGTCCGAACAGGACGTTCCGCTTTCCGCGATTCGGCGGCACCGGCGCGATGTGGACCGGCATGGCGCGCCTGCTCCCACGCGAGCGGCTCCGGTACGGCGCCGACGTGGCGGCCATCGACACGCACGCTCGCACGGTGAAGCTCCACGGCGGCGACACGCTCCGCTACGACACGATCGTGACGACGATGCCGCTCGATCGGTGCTGCGCGATCGCGACGCCGATCGATGCGGACGTCCGGCGCGCGGCCGCGCAGCTTCGCCACAGCGCGGTGCACGTGATCGGCATCGGTCTGCGAGGTCCACGGCCAGAGACGCTCGCCCGCAAGTGCTGGATGTACTTTCCAGAGCCCAACAGCCCGTACTACCGCGTGACGGTGTTCTCGAACTACTCGCCCAATCACGTGCCGGACGGGCCCGACTACTGGTCGCTCATGGCCGAGGTGTGTGAATCCCCGGCCAGGCCGGTCGCCCTCGCGTCGCTCGTCGACGACACCGTCGCCGCGATGCGCCACGACCGGCTCATTCCTGAAGGCGCGCAGGTCGTCAGCCGATGGCATCGCCGCGAGGAGCATGGCTATCCCACGCCGTTCCTCGGCCGCGACGACGTCCTGCGCGCCATCGGGCCGGCGCTGGAGGCGCAGCGGGTGTTCAGCCGCGGGCGCTTCGGCGCCTGGAAGTACGAGGTGGCGAACCAGGACCACAGCTTCATGCAGGGCGTCGAGCTCGTCGACCGGCTCGTCTTCGGAGAGCCGGAAACCACGCTCGAGTCGCCCGGCCTGGCCAACTCGGGCGCGTTCCTCACGGCAAACCCTTGGGTGTCCCGACGTGGATGA
- the thrC gene encoding threonine synthase produces MSSYRAVFRCSAGCPGEYSIWRPIYHCPTCGDLLQVEHDLAALRDRSPATWMRLFDDRYKRTSWPYGSGVWGKKEWVCPELRDDNVVSMDEGGTNLFWAERLGEQYGLDDLWVKMCGNSHTGSFKDLGMTVLASVVKQMMADGAGIRAVACASTGDTSASLAAYAAAAGIPAIVILPRGLVTPAQLVQPIANGAKVLALDTDFDGCMKIVTRLAEEEGVYLANSMNSLRLEGQKTLSFEIVQQFDWQVPDLIVIPGGNLGNVSALGAGFDMLIDLGVTTKRPRIVVAQAEAANPLYLAYKNNWEFTPIVAAPTMASAIRIGNPVSIRKAIRTLRRYDGIVEQASETELADAAARGDLTGLFNCPHTGVALAALEKLLARGEVKSTDRVIVISTANGLKFTDFKVEYHTGLPPGRFANPPLELPNDYDRVRHAVDMLTGAAAAARS; encoded by the coding sequence GTGAGCAGCTATCGCGCCGTCTTCCGCTGCTCGGCCGGGTGCCCGGGCGAGTACTCCATCTGGCGGCCGATCTATCACTGCCCGACCTGCGGCGATCTGCTGCAGGTCGAGCACGACCTCGCGGCGCTCCGCGATCGCTCGCCGGCGACGTGGATGCGGCTCTTCGACGATCGCTACAAGCGCACCTCCTGGCCCTACGGCTCGGGCGTCTGGGGCAAGAAGGAATGGGTCTGTCCGGAGTTGCGCGACGACAACGTCGTGTCGATGGACGAGGGCGGGACGAACCTCTTCTGGGCGGAGCGGCTCGGCGAGCAGTACGGGCTCGACGATCTGTGGGTCAAGATGTGCGGCAACTCGCACACCGGATCCTTCAAGGATCTCGGCATGACGGTGCTGGCCTCGGTCGTCAAGCAGATGATGGCGGACGGCGCCGGCATCCGCGCGGTGGCGTGCGCGTCGACCGGCGACACGTCCGCCTCGCTCGCCGCGTACGCGGCGGCGGCCGGCATCCCGGCGATCGTGATCCTGCCGCGCGGCCTCGTGACGCCGGCGCAGCTCGTCCAGCCGATCGCCAACGGCGCCAAGGTGCTCGCGCTCGACACCGACTTCGACGGCTGCATGAAGATCGTCACGCGGCTGGCCGAGGAGGAAGGCGTCTACCTCGCCAACTCGATGAACAGCCTGCGGCTCGAAGGCCAGAAGACGCTGTCGTTCGAGATCGTCCAGCAGTTCGACTGGCAGGTGCCGGACCTGATCGTCATCCCCGGCGGCAACCTCGGCAACGTCAGCGCGCTCGGCGCCGGCTTCGACATGCTGATCGATCTCGGCGTGACGACGAAGCGGCCGCGGATCGTGGTGGCACAGGCGGAGGCGGCCAACCCGCTCTACCTGGCGTACAAGAACAACTGGGAGTTCACGCCGATCGTCGCCGCGCCGACGATGGCCTCGGCGATCCGCATCGGCAACCCGGTCTCGATCCGCAAGGCGATCCGCACGCTCCGCCGGTACGACGGCATCGTCGAGCAGGCGAGCGAGACGGAGCTGGCCGACGCGGCGGCGCGCGGGGACCTCACCGGCCTGTTCAACTGCCCGCACACCGGCGTGGCGCTCGCTGCGCTCGAGAAGCTGCTCGCACGCGGCGAGGTGAAGTCGACCGATCGGGTCATCGTGATCTCGACGGCGAACGGGCTGAAGTTCACCGACTTCAAGGTGGAGTACCACACGGGCCTGCCGCCCGGGCGCTTCGCCAACCCGCCGCTCGAGCTGCCGAACGACTACGACCGCGTGCGGCACGCCGTCGACATGCTGACGGGCGCGGCGGCCGCCGCGCGATCATGA
- the ilvA gene encoding threonine ammonia-lyase, biosynthetic: MSAMLRLILTSRVYDVAVETPLEPAPRLSHRLGREIRLKREDLQRTFSFKLRGAYNRIAHLTAAERARGVITASAGNHAQGVAYAARHLGLSAVIVMPQTTPDIKIDAVRDLGAEVVLAGDSYSDARERCDVLAAETGRVFVPPFDDPLVVAGQGTIASEILRHRLGDVAAVFVPIGGGGLIAGIGSYIKALQPAIRVIGVEPFEADAMYRSLQEGRRVALDRVGIFADGVAVREVGALTFALARQTVDEVVRVTNDEICGAIKDVFDDTRSILEPAGALAVAGLRRWLAEDGRADGALLAVLSGANMNFDRLRFVAERAELGEAREALFGVTIPERPGAFREFCAAIGRRIVTEFNYRLSGRTAAHIFVGVATSSRQDADAVAETLTRAGYQTVVLTDNELAKLHVRHMVGGRSAEVANEQLCRFEFPERPGALMTFLDRLSGRWNISLFHYRNHGADFGRVLAGFEVPPDDTPRFERFLDDLGYRYQRERENAAYEMFLK, translated from the coding sequence CTGAGCGCCATGCTGCGGCTCATCCTCACGAGCCGCGTGTACGACGTCGCCGTCGAGACGCCGCTCGAACCGGCGCCGCGGCTGTCGCACCGGCTGGGCCGCGAGATCCGCCTCAAGCGCGAGGACCTCCAGCGCACGTTCAGCTTCAAGCTGCGCGGCGCCTACAACCGCATCGCCCATCTCACGGCCGCCGAGCGCGCGCGCGGCGTCATCACCGCGAGCGCCGGCAACCACGCGCAGGGTGTCGCGTACGCGGCCCGCCATCTCGGTCTCAGCGCCGTCATCGTGATGCCGCAGACGACGCCCGACATCAAGATCGACGCGGTCCGCGACCTCGGCGCGGAGGTGGTGCTCGCCGGCGACAGCTACTCGGACGCCCGAGAGCGCTGCGACGTGCTCGCCGCCGAGACCGGCCGCGTCTTCGTTCCGCCCTTCGACGACCCGCTCGTCGTCGCCGGCCAGGGCACGATCGCGAGCGAGATCCTGCGTCATCGCCTCGGCGACGTCGCGGCCGTGTTCGTCCCGATCGGCGGCGGTGGGCTCATCGCGGGCATCGGCAGCTACATCAAGGCGCTGCAGCCGGCCATCCGCGTGATCGGCGTCGAGCCGTTCGAGGCCGACGCCATGTACCGATCGCTACAGGAGGGCCGCCGCGTGGCGCTCGATCGCGTCGGGATCTTCGCCGACGGCGTGGCGGTGCGCGAGGTCGGCGCGCTGACGTTCGCGCTCGCCCGCCAGACGGTGGACGAGGTCGTGCGCGTCACGAACGACGAAATCTGCGGCGCGATCAAGGACGTGTTCGACGACACGCGATCGATCCTCGAGCCGGCCGGTGCGCTGGCTGTCGCGGGCCTGCGCCGCTGGCTCGCGGAAGACGGACGCGCCGACGGCGCCCTGCTCGCGGTGCTGAGCGGCGCCAACATGAACTTCGACCGGCTGCGGTTCGTCGCGGAGCGCGCCGAGCTCGGCGAAGCGCGCGAGGCGCTGTTCGGCGTCACGATCCCCGAGCGGCCCGGCGCGTTTCGCGAGTTCTGCGCCGCGATCGGCCGCCGAATCGTGACGGAGTTCAACTACCGGCTCAGCGGGCGGACGGCGGCGCACATCTTCGTCGGCGTCGCCACCTCGTCGCGCCAGGATGCCGACGCCGTCGCCGAGACGCTCACGCGCGCCGGCTATCAGACCGTCGTGCTCACCGACAACGAGCTGGCGAAGCTGCACGTGCGGCACATGGTGGGCGGCCGCAGCGCCGAGGTCGCGAACGAGCAGCTCTGCCGCTTCGAGTTTCCCGAGCGGCCCGGCGCGCTCATGACGTTCCTCGATCGGCTGAGCGGCCGCTGGAACATCAGCCTCTTCCACTATCGCAATCACGGCGCGGACTTCGGCCGCGTGCTGGCGGGATTCGAGGTCCCGCCGGACGACACGCCGCGCTTCGAGCGCTTCCTCGACGATCTCGGCTACCGATACCAGCGCGAGCGGGAGAACGCGGCGTACGAGATGTTCTTGAAGTAG
- a CDS encoding glycosyltransferase family 2 protein, whose protein sequence is MRSACDLSIVMPVYNEELGIDAVVDSWVASLDRLHLRYELLLYDDGSKDGTGSRLDAIALRHPAVRVTHQRNQGHGPTVLRGYHEAQGEWVFQTDSDDEIPASAFEPLWRARQDADAVFGIRTGRPSGPARRLLTAGASWCVRLLFGRGPTDVNVPFRLIRRAVLERLLPRIPPETFAPNVVLSGLVARDRVRFVEVPVPAVARRLGETTIVGIKTLKLGTRAARETVAAALADRRRGRSR, encoded by the coding sequence TTGCGCTCTGCCTGCGATCTGTCGATCGTGATGCCCGTCTACAACGAGGAGCTCGGCATCGACGCCGTCGTGGACTCGTGGGTCGCGTCGCTCGATCGCCTTCACCTCCGCTACGAGCTCCTGCTCTACGACGACGGGTCGAAGGACGGCACGGGATCCCGGCTCGACGCCATCGCGCTCCGCCACCCCGCCGTGCGCGTCACGCACCAGCGCAATCAGGGACACGGGCCGACGGTCCTGCGCGGCTACCACGAAGCGCAGGGCGAGTGGGTCTTTCAGACCGATAGCGACGACGAGATCCCTGCGTCGGCGTTCGAGCCGTTGTGGCGCGCCCGCCAGGACGCCGACGCCGTGTTCGGCATCCGCACCGGCCGGCCCTCCGGACCGGCGCGGCGCCTGCTCACCGCTGGGGCGTCGTGGTGCGTGCGTCTGCTCTTCGGCCGCGGTCCGACGGACGTGAACGTGCCCTTCCGCCTGATCCGGCGCGCCGTGCTCGAGCGGCTCCTGCCGCGCATTCCGCCGGAGACCTTCGCGCCGAACGTCGTGCTCTCGGGCCTGGTCGCGCGCGATCGGGTGCGGTTCGTCGAGGTGCCGGTGCCGGCCGTCGCGCGGCGTCTCGGAGAGACGACGATCGTCGGCATCAAGACGCTGAAGCTCGGCACGCGCGCCGCGCGCGAGACGGTCGCCGCCGCGCTGGCCGATCGCCGGCGCGGACGATCGCGATGA
- a CDS encoding PQQ-binding-like beta-propeller repeat protein: MTVALVGVAGHSVGRAARSDKWWWDNLGGPDSSNFMKLDQINKSNVARLEVAWFYPHATTVFNPVAVDDVIYTYGRGSSLIALDATTGKEIWIHEGLPGINARGINYWQSSDGKDKRLLFSVNSFLQAIDAKTGKSILTFGNNGIVDLREGLLRAEGTGINVQSGSPGKVWRNLLILGSAPGEGFISPPGDIRAYDVVTGRKVWQFHTVPQPGEFGYETWPKDAYKYVGGSNNWGSMSVDDERGIVYIPTGSATYDFYGADRHGANLFSNCLLALDTRTGRRLWHFQTIHHDIWDLDNVSAPQLVTIRNNGRRVDVVALAGKTGFLYVFDRVTGQPIWPIEERPVPQTDVPGEMTWPTQPYVTKPAPFARQTFTVDDVNPWLLTPQAYEEIKARVAKAHVGPGPQGGLFIPTRVGEDSISMPGNMGGSNWGTTAANPEKGLVFVLNMEAVSILRLEDVKTRGVALSGNAANQGAVPQGRAVYMQNCQVCHGANLQGAVPGAPSLVGVTSRLSDDAIRAVVTGGRGLMRPVSDVTADQLTQVIAYLASTNPMGRGIGAASAAPGFPPGPIVARGGAPQPPLPARGVGPFFPGVGGNAGNLPYPDEVRDIVPQDRYMSEYAVMSAATKPPYTTLTAYDLNTGEIKWQVPTGDHPPTIAAGGPRNTGGLALRTGIMPTKAGIVFEAGGDGKLRAYDEDTGKILWMGDFAGQSRGVPVMYESKGRQYLVIAAVAGGAPAAPGQPAVQELPPGTPIGHIAWALPRR; this comes from the coding sequence GTGACCGTGGCGCTCGTCGGGGTGGCCGGGCACAGCGTCGGCCGCGCCGCGCGCAGCGACAAGTGGTGGTGGGACAACCTCGGCGGACCTGACAGCTCCAACTTCATGAAGCTGGACCAGATCAACAAGTCGAACGTCGCCCGCCTCGAGGTCGCCTGGTTCTACCCGCACGCGACCACCGTGTTCAACCCGGTCGCCGTCGACGACGTGATCTACACGTACGGGCGGGGCAGCTCGCTGATCGCGCTCGACGCGACGACCGGTAAGGAGATCTGGATTCACGAAGGGCTGCCGGGCATCAACGCGCGCGGCATCAACTACTGGCAGAGCAGCGATGGCAAGGACAAGCGGCTCCTCTTCTCGGTGAACAGCTTTCTCCAGGCGATCGACGCGAAGACCGGGAAGTCCATCCTCACCTTCGGCAACAACGGCATCGTCGATCTCCGCGAGGGGTTGCTGCGAGCCGAGGGGACCGGCATCAACGTGCAGTCGGGCAGTCCCGGCAAGGTGTGGCGCAACCTGTTGATCCTCGGATCCGCGCCGGGAGAAGGGTTCATCTCGCCGCCCGGCGACATCCGGGCCTACGACGTCGTCACGGGCCGCAAGGTCTGGCAGTTCCACACGGTGCCGCAGCCGGGTGAGTTCGGCTACGAGACCTGGCCGAAGGACGCGTACAAGTACGTCGGCGGATCGAACAACTGGGGCTCGATGTCGGTGGACGACGAGCGGGGCATCGTCTACATCCCGACCGGCTCGGCGACGTACGATTTCTACGGTGCCGATCGCCACGGCGCCAACCTCTTCTCGAACTGCCTGCTCGCGCTCGACACGCGGACCGGCCGCCGGCTGTGGCACTTCCAGACGATTCACCACGACATCTGGGATCTCGACAACGTCTCGGCGCCGCAGCTCGTCACGATCCGCAACAACGGCCGGCGCGTGGACGTCGTCGCGCTCGCGGGCAAGACGGGGTTTCTGTACGTCTTCGATCGCGTGACCGGCCAGCCGATCTGGCCGATCGAGGAGCGGCCGGTGCCCCAGACCGACGTGCCGGGCGAGATGACCTGGCCGACCCAGCCCTACGTGACGAAGCCCGCGCCGTTCGCGCGTCAGACCTTCACGGTCGACGACGTGAACCCCTGGCTGCTCACGCCGCAGGCGTACGAGGAGATCAAGGCGCGCGTGGCCAAGGCCCATGTCGGTCCCGGTCCGCAGGGCGGTCTCTTCATCCCGACCCGCGTCGGCGAGGACTCGATCTCCATGCCCGGCAACATGGGCGGATCGAACTGGGGCACGACCGCCGCGAATCCGGAGAAGGGGCTCGTGTTCGTGCTGAACATGGAGGCGGTCTCGATCCTCAGGCTGGAGGACGTGAAGACGCGCGGTGTCGCGCTCAGCGGCAACGCCGCGAACCAGGGCGCCGTGCCGCAGGGACGTGCCGTCTACATGCAGAACTGCCAGGTGTGTCACGGCGCGAACCTGCAGGGGGCCGTGCCGGGCGCGCCGTCGCTCGTCGGCGTCACGTCGCGCCTGAGCGACGACGCGATCCGCGCCGTCGTGACCGGGGGCCGCGGGCTGATGCGGCCGGTGTCGGACGTCACCGCGGACCAGCTCACGCAGGTGATCGCGTACCTCGCGAGCACGAACCCGATGGGCCGAGGCATCGGCGCGGCCAGCGCCGCGCCGGGTTTCCCGCCCGGACCGATCGTCGCCCGCGGCGGCGCCCCGCAGCCGCCGCTGCCCGCTCGCGGCGTCGGGCCGTTCTTTCCGGGCGTCGGCGGCAACGCCGGCAACCTGCCGTATCCAGACGAGGTGAGAGACATCGTGCCGCAGGATCGCTACATGAGCGAGTACGCGGTCATGTCGGCCGCGACGAAGCCGCCGTACACGACCCTGACGGCCTACGACCTCAACACCGGCGAGATCAAGTGGCAGGTGCCGACCGGCGATCATCCGCCGACGATCGCCGCCGGCGGTCCGCGCAACACCGGCGGGCTCGCGCTGCGCACCGGCATCATGCCGACGAAGGCCGGCATCGTGTTCGAGGCGGGCGGCGACGGCAAGCTCCGCGCCTACGACGAGGACACCGGCAAGATTCTGTGGATGGGCGACTTCGCGGGACAGTCGCGCGGCGTGCCCGTCATGTACGAGTCCAAGGGGCGGCAGTACCTGGTGATCGCGGCGGTCGCGGGCGGCGCGCCGGCGGCGCCGGGCCAGCCGGCCGTGCAGGAGCTGCCGCCCGGCACGCCCATCGGCCACATCGCGTGGGCGTTGCCGAGGCGGTGA
- a CDS encoding aspartate kinase — MTARTKRAPLQVWKFGGASLADADGIRRAVSLVSAHHGPLVVVASALGGVTDLLLEGAGHAVDGRPKLAARLAAEFLRRHRTLVHDLVPAGAARRALLADLDASAREYRDLCTAIGVLGVVEPRASDRLVSRGERMSAAILAAALKAGGHDARIVDAAELIRTDGQHGGAAPHLTETRRLARRVLRPLVAVGVTPVVPGFIGAAPDGSVTTLGRGGSDLTATLVANALGATEAVLWKDVPGILTADPRLVPDARLIPQLHHREAAEVAHYGAKVLHPRALIPIAGSRIVLRVRSFLTPENPGTEVSARRSDLTHPVKAIAIVRGQAVVTVAGKGMAGVHGIAARTFVAVDAERLSVSTIFQASSESSIGFTLPAGEADRAVSAVRRAFQGELASGLIDQVTSRPGMAVVAVVGDGMVGTPGVAARVFSALASAGVNVIAIAQGSSERNISFVVNDAEVAEAVRRVHAAFQLSKIGGGRPITIPYVDVVLLGFGRVGRALADQIAGASADAPPVRVVGVLDRSGYLFEPKGFSARRLLELAREKDRGALVSALGGVEARAPEALAHIASHAVSHPVVVDVTSEENGPLLTAAFGQGFDVVLANKKPVAGTWESYAALMTAAARGGRRIKYEATVGAGLPIIDTYAKLAETGDRVLRIEGAVSGTLMFVVSAVSSGMPFSEAVRLAVERGYAEPDPRDDLNGRDAARKVLILARLMGYRGPAPMPDDLVPRALAKLPLPEFMRQLPSVDDEWRTRTEQEAARGRVLRYVVAATPRSVSARLVAVAKDSPIGALQGTRNLVAFTTRRYRTEPLVVSGPGAGAAVTAAGILNDIYALGSK; from the coding sequence ATGACGGCGCGGACGAAACGCGCGCCCCTGCAGGTCTGGAAGTTCGGTGGCGCGTCGCTTGCGGACGCCGACGGCATCCGCCGCGCGGTGTCGCTCGTCTCGGCGCACCACGGCCCGCTCGTCGTCGTCGCGTCGGCGCTCGGCGGCGTGACGGACCTGCTGCTCGAGGGCGCCGGCCACGCGGTCGACGGGCGGCCCAAGCTGGCGGCGCGCCTCGCCGCCGAGTTCCTGCGGCGGCACCGGACGCTCGTCCACGATCTCGTGCCGGCCGGCGCGGCGCGGCGCGCGCTGCTCGCCGACCTCGACGCCTCGGCGCGCGAGTACCGGGACCTCTGCACGGCCATCGGCGTGCTCGGCGTCGTCGAGCCGAGGGCGAGCGATCGGCTGGTCTCCCGCGGCGAGCGGATGTCGGCCGCCATCCTCGCGGCGGCCCTGAAGGCGGGCGGGCACGACGCGCGGATCGTCGACGCGGCCGAGCTCATCCGCACGGACGGACAGCACGGCGGCGCGGCACCGCATCTGACCGAGACGAGACGCCTCGCGCGCCGCGTGCTGCGGCCGCTCGTCGCCGTCGGCGTCACGCCCGTGGTGCCGGGCTTCATCGGCGCGGCGCCGGACGGCAGCGTGACGACGCTCGGGCGCGGCGGATCGGATCTCACCGCGACGCTCGTGGCCAACGCGCTCGGGGCGACCGAAGCCGTCCTGTGGAAGGACGTGCCCGGCATCCTCACCGCGGATCCCAGGCTCGTGCCGGACGCACGCCTGATCCCGCAGCTCCATCACCGCGAGGCCGCGGAGGTCGCGCACTACGGCGCGAAGGTCCTGCACCCGCGCGCGCTCATCCCGATCGCGGGCAGCCGGATCGTCCTGCGCGTGCGGTCGTTTCTCACGCCCGAGAACCCCGGCACCGAGGTGTCGGCGCGGCGCTCCGATCTGACGCACCCGGTGAAGGCGATCGCGATCGTCCGCGGCCAGGCGGTCGTCACCGTGGCCGGCAAGGGCATGGCGGGCGTGCACGGCATCGCGGCACGGACGTTCGTCGCCGTGGACGCGGAACGCCTCTCGGTGTCGACGATCTTCCAGGCCTCGTCGGAGAGCTCGATCGGGTTCACGCTTCCGGCAGGCGAAGCCGACCGCGCGGTGTCCGCCGTCCGGCGCGCGTTCCAGGGAGAGCTGGCGAGCGGGCTCATCGATCAGGTGACCTCGCGTCCCGGCATGGCGGTCGTCGCGGTCGTCGGAGACGGCATGGTGGGGACGCCCGGCGTCGCCGCCCGGGTGTTCTCGGCGCTCGCCTCGGCGGGCGTGAACGTCATCGCAATTGCGCAGGGATCGTCCGAGCGGAACATCTCGTTCGTCGTCAACGACGCCGAGGTCGCCGAAGCGGTGCGCCGCGTGCACGCCGCGTTTCAGTTGTCGAAGATCGGCGGCGGCCGGCCCATCACGATTCCCTACGTGGATGTCGTCCTCCTCGGCTTCGGGCGCGTGGGGCGCGCGCTGGCCGACCAGATCGCCGGCGCGAGCGCCGACGCGCCGCCCGTGCGCGTGGTCGGCGTGCTCGACCGCTCCGGATACCTGTTCGAACCCAAGGGCTTCTCCGCGCGGCGCCTGCTCGAGCTGGCGCGCGAGAAGGATCGCGGCGCGCTCGTGTCGGCGCTCGGCGGCGTCGAGGCCAGGGCCCCGGAGGCGCTGGCGCACATCGCCAGCCACGCGGTGTCACACCCGGTCGTCGTCGACGTCACCAGCGAGGAGAATGGCCCGCTGCTGACCGCCGCGTTCGGTCAGGGGTTCGACGTCGTCCTCGCGAACAAGAAGCCCGTGGCCGGCACGTGGGAGTCCTACGCCGCCCTGATGACCGCGGCCGCACGAGGCGGCCGGCGGATCAAGTACGAAGCGACGGTCGGCGCCGGGCTGCCGATCATCGACACCTACGCCAAGCTCGCCGAAACCGGCGACCGCGTGCTCCGCATCGAGGGCGCGGTCAGCGGCACGCTCATGTTCGTCGTCTCGGCCGTGTCGTCGGGCATGCCGTTCTCGGAGGCCGTCCGCCTGGCGGTCGAACGAGGCTATGCGGAGCCGGATCCGCGCGACGATCTGAACGGACGCGATGCGGCGCGCAAGGTGCTGATCCTGGCGCGCCTCATGGGCTATCGCGGCCCGGCGCCGATGCCGGACGATCTCGTCCCGCGCGCGCTCGCGAAACTGCCGCTCCCAGAGTTCATGAGGCAACTGCCCTCGGTCGACGACGAGTGGCGGACGCGTACCGAGCAGGAAGCCGCGCGCGGACGGGTGCTGCGCTACGTCGTCGCGGCGACGCCGCGGAGCGTGTCCGCGAGGCTCGTGGCCGTCGCGAAGGACAGCCCGATCGGCGCGCTGCAGGGCACGCGCAATCTCGTGGCCTTCACGACGCGGCGCTACCGCACCGAGCCGCTCGTCGTCAGCGGCCCGGGCGCCGGCGCGGCGGTCACGGCCGCAGGCATCCTCAACGACATCTACGCGCTCGGCAGCAAGTAG